Proteins found in one Anas platyrhynchos isolate ZD024472 breed Pekin duck chromosome 18, IASCAAS_PekinDuck_T2T, whole genome shotgun sequence genomic segment:
- the FAM78A gene encoding protein FAM78A, which yields MGCIQSISCKSKVFRESISVIEVKASIDPIPTSIDESSSVVLRYRTPHFRASAQVLVPPIPKKETWIVGWIQACSHMEFYNHYGEQGMSSWELPDLLDGKIQAISDSDGVNYPWYGNTTETCTIVGPTKKESKFNISMNDNFYPSVTWAVPVSESNVAKLTSIHRDQSFTTWLVATNTATNEMVTLQTIKWRMRLGIEVNPSRPLGQRAKLQEPSAQEQPQVLSKNEPIPPSALVKPNANDAQVLMWRPKDGPPLVVIPPKHR from the exons ATGGGCTGTATTCAGAGTATTAGCTGCAAATCCAAAGTTTTCCGGGAAAGTATTTCAGTGATTGAAGTCAAAGCGTCCATCGATCCCATTCCCACCAGCATCGACGAGTCCTCCAGCGTGGTCCTGCGCTACCGGACCCCTCACTTCCGAGCCTCTGCGCAAGTGTTGGTGCCCCCCATCCCCAAGAAGGAGACCTGGATCGTGGGCTGGATCCAGGCGTGCAGCCACATGGAATTTTACAATCACTACGGGGAGCAGGGCAT GTCAAGTTGGGAGCTTCCAGACCTACTGGACGGTAAAATCCAGGCCATCAGCGACTCAGACGGAGTGAACTACCCCTGGTATGGGAACACGACGGAAACCTGCACCATCGTGGGGCCCACAAAGAAGGAGTCCAAGTTCAACATCAGCATGAACGACAACTTCTACCCGAGCGTGACGTGGGCCGTGCCCGTCAGCGAGAGCAACGTGGCCAAGCTCACGAGCATTCACCGGGATCAGAGCTTCACCACCTGGCTGGTTGCCACCAACACAGCCACCAACGAGATGGTGACCTTGCAGACTATCAAATGGCGCATGAGGCTGGGCATAGAGGTAAACCCCAGCAGACCCCTGGGGCAGCGTGccaagctgcaggagccctctGCTCAAGAGCAGCCCCAGGTCCTTAGCAAGAATGAGCCAATACCACCCAGTGCCCTTGTCAAACCCAATGCCAATGATGCTCAGGTACTCATGTGGAGGCCAAAGGATGGACCACCGCTTGTGGTGATACCTCCGAAACACCGATAA